In Morganella morganii, the following are encoded in one genomic region:
- the moaC gene encoding cyclic pyranopterin monophosphate synthase MoaC, with translation MSQLTHINAAGEANMVDVSGKQETVREARAEAFITMDAKTLQMIIDGNHHKGDVFATARIAGIQAAKRTWDLIPLCHPLMLSKVEVQLSAEPDTSRVRIESCCRLTGKTGVEMEALTAASVAALTIYDMCKAVQKDMVIGPVRLLEKSGGKSGHFKADA, from the coding sequence ATGTCTCAACTCACCCATATTAATGCGGCGGGCGAAGCCAACATGGTGGATGTGTCCGGAAAGCAGGAAACTGTCCGCGAAGCGCGCGCCGAAGCCTTTATCACCATGGATGCCAAAACCTTACAGATGATTATTGACGGCAACCATCACAAAGGGGATGTCTTTGCGACAGCCCGTATCGCCGGTATCCAGGCCGCTAAACGAACCTGGGATCTGATCCCGCTGTGTCACCCGCTGATGCTGAGCAAAGTGGAGGTTCAGCTGAGCGCGGAGCCGGACACATCCCGTGTGCGTATTGAATCCTGCTGCCGTCTGACCGGTAAAACCGGGGTGGAGATGGAAGCCCTGACTGCGGCTTCTGTGGCTGCACTGACGATTTATGATATGTGCAAAGCGGTGCAGAAGGATATGGTTATCGGCCCTGTCCGGTTACTGGAAAAAAGCGGCGGGAAATCAGGACATTTTAAGGCGGACGCATGA
- the moaA gene encoding GTP 3',8-cyclase MoaA: protein MTEQLTDPFARKFYYLRLSVTDVCNFRCNYCLPDGYKPNGHKSFLSLGEIRRVTRAFAQLGTEKIRLTGGEPTMRRDFTDIVAAIRENENIRTIAVTTNGYRMARDIRDWRAAGLSAVNVSVDSLDPRQFHAITGQDKFMQVMSGIDAAFDAGFEKVKVNVVLMKNVNDIHLPAFLNWIKDRPIQLRFIELMETGDGSDVFRRFHISGNVIRARLLQAGWQQVARARSDGPAQVFSHPDYQGEIGLIMPYEKDFCQSCNRLRVSAVGNLHLCLFGEQGITLRDLLAEDGHDAELKARLQRALQHKRETHFLHQGDSGITPNLSVIGG, encoded by the coding sequence ATGACTGAACAACTGACAGATCCCTTTGCGCGCAAATTTTATTATCTGCGCCTCTCCGTGACAGACGTTTGCAATTTCCGTTGCAACTATTGTCTGCCTGATGGTTATAAACCAAACGGACACAAATCCTTTCTTTCTCTCGGCGAAATCCGCCGGGTGACCCGCGCATTTGCTCAGCTGGGCACGGAAAAAATCCGTCTGACCGGCGGTGAGCCGACCATGCGCCGCGATTTTACCGATATCGTTGCCGCTATCCGCGAAAATGAGAATATCCGCACCATTGCCGTGACCACCAACGGTTACCGCATGGCACGGGATATCCGCGACTGGCGTGCCGCCGGGCTGAGCGCCGTGAATGTCAGCGTTGACAGCCTCGACCCGCGCCAGTTTCACGCTATCACCGGGCAGGATAAATTCATGCAGGTGATGAGTGGTATCGATGCCGCGTTTGACGCCGGTTTTGAGAAGGTGAAAGTGAATGTGGTGCTGATGAAGAATGTCAATGACATCCATCTGCCTGCATTTCTGAACTGGATCAAAGACCGCCCGATCCAGCTGCGTTTTATCGAACTGATGGAAACCGGTGACGGCAGCGATGTGTTCCGCCGTTTCCATATCTCCGGCAATGTTATCCGCGCCCGTCTGTTACAGGCAGGCTGGCAGCAGGTGGCGCGTGCCCGCAGTGACGGCCCGGCACAGGTGTTCAGTCATCCGGATTATCAGGGCGAAATCGGCCTGATCATGCCGTATGAAAAAGACTTCTGTCAGAGCTGTAACCGTCTGCGGGTGTCGGCGGTCGGTAATCTGCATCTGTGCCTGTTCGGTGAGCAGGGGATCACGCTGCGTGACCTGCTGGCGGAAGACGGACACGATGCGGAGCTGAAAGCACGACTTCAGCGCGCATTGCAGCACAAACGCGAAACCCATTTCCTCCATCAGGGGGACAGCGGTATTACCCCGAATTTATCCGTTATCGGCGGCTGA
- a CDS encoding GNAT family N-acetyltransferase translates to MNDLTCTIPVLETDRLILSAHRREDHAAVADMWSDTVVTHHVMAGQISTPRDSWMRMLAYLGLWPLLGYGYWAVREKSTGEYIGDIGFADFYREMEKDISHYPEAGWVFTKRAHGKGYAGEALGAILNWLKEVRGINECVCIIAPENKPSIRLAERNGFRPQETLRMNHKSVIFYHVTLD, encoded by the coding sequence ATGAATGACCTGACGTGCACCATTCCGGTGCTGGAAACTGACCGTCTGATCCTGAGTGCCCACCGCAGAGAAGATCATGCGGCGGTTGCTGATATGTGGTCAGACACGGTGGTAACGCATCATGTTATGGCAGGACAAATCTCCACACCGCGTGACAGCTGGATGCGGATGCTGGCGTATCTCGGGTTGTGGCCGCTGCTGGGCTATGGTTACTGGGCGGTCAGGGAGAAAAGCACCGGAGAGTATATCGGGGATATCGGTTTTGCGGATTTTTACCGTGAAATGGAAAAAGACATCAGCCACTATCCGGAAGCGGGTTGGGTGTTTACAAAGCGGGCACACGGTAAGGGCTATGCCGGTGAAGCATTGGGAGCCATACTGAACTGGCTGAAAGAGGTGCGCGGTATTAATGAATGCGTGTGTATTATTGCTCCAGAGAATAAACCCTCCATCCGGCTGGCAGAGCGTAACGGATTCCGCCCGCAGGAGACACTGAGAATGAATCATAAATCCGTTATTTTCTATCACGTTACACTGGACTGA
- a CDS encoding gluconeogenesis factor YvcK family protein, with product MGNRTLTSLEHVVALGGGHGLGRVMSCLNGLGSRLTGVVTTTDNGGSTGRIRRAEGGIAWGDMRNCLNQMITEPSIASTMFEYRFSGNGELAGHNLGNLMLKALDHMSVRPLDAINLIRNMLKVKAKLIPMSETPVDLMAIDSEGHEVYGEVNVDQLTCPPQELQLSPPVKTTKEALDAICRAELIIIGPGSFFTSLMPLMLLPDFTKAINFNQAPMIYIENLGKELSPAAASLSLSEKIAVIEKRIGRKRIDAVVCAPHINTGDLGDRLIVREVLEAQDVPYRHDRRLLLSALDKTIALLP from the coding sequence ATGGGAAACCGCACACTCACGTCGCTGGAACATGTTGTTGCTTTAGGCGGAGGCCACGGGCTGGGACGGGTGATGTCCTGCCTGAACGGTCTGGGATCGCGGCTGACCGGCGTGGTCACCACCACGGATAACGGCGGCTCCACCGGCCGGATCCGCCGGGCGGAGGGCGGCATTGCCTGGGGCGATATGCGCAACTGTCTCAATCAGATGATCACGGAGCCGTCGATTGCTTCCACCATGTTTGAATACCGTTTTAGCGGTAACGGCGAACTGGCGGGACATAACCTCGGCAACCTGATGCTCAAGGCGCTGGATCATATGAGTGTGCGTCCGCTGGATGCCATCAATCTGATCCGCAATATGCTGAAAGTCAAAGCTAAATTGATACCGATGTCGGAAACGCCGGTCGACCTGATGGCTATCGACAGCGAAGGTCATGAAGTGTACGGCGAAGTGAATGTCGATCAGCTGACCTGCCCGCCGCAGGAGTTACAGCTATCCCCGCCGGTGAAAACCACCAAAGAGGCGCTGGATGCCATCTGCCGCGCGGAACTGATTATTATCGGGCCGGGCAGTTTCTTTACCAGCCTGATGCCGCTGATGCTGCTGCCCGATTTCACCAAAGCCATTAATTTTAATCAGGCGCCGATGATCTATATTGAGAATCTCGGCAAAGAACTGAGCCCGGCCGCGGCGTCCCTCAGCCTGAGTGAAAAAATCGCCGTGATTGAAAAACGCATCGGCCGCAAACGGATAGATGCAGTGGTGTGCGCACCGCATATCAATACCGGCGACCTCGGCGACCGCCTGATTGTCAGAGAGGTCCTGGAGGCACAGGATGTACCGTACCGCCATGACCGCCGCCTGCTGCTGAGTGCGCTGGATAAAACAATCGCCCTGCTGCCCTGA
- the uvrB gene encoding excinuclease ABC subunit UvrB: MSKLFKLHSDFKPAGDQPQAIAKLVEGLEDGLAHQTLLGVTGSGKTFTIANVIATLNRPTMIMAPNKTLAAQLYSEIKDFFPENAVEYFVSYYDYYQPEAYVPSSDTFIEKDASVNEHIEQMRLSATKALLERRDVVVVASVSAIYGLGDPDSYLKMMLHLTEGMIIDQRSILHRLSDLQYTRNDQAFQRGTFRVRGEVVDIFPAESDDYALRVELFDDEVERLSLFDPLTGHIHYQVPRFTVYPKTHYVTPRERIIEAMEGIKTELAERRKFLIDNNKLVEEQRLAQRTQFDLEMMNELGYCSGIENYSRYLSGRKSGESPPTLFDYLPADGLLVIDESHVTIPQIGGMYKGDRSRKETLVEYGFRLPSALDNRPLRFEEFESLAPQSIYVSATPGKYETEKSGSDVVEQVVRPTGLLDPEVEVRPVTTQVDDLLSEIRIRAQKNERVLVTTLTKRMAEDLTEYLEEHGERVRYLHSDIDTVERVEIIRDLRLGEFDVLVGINLLREGLDMPEVSLVAILDADKEGFLRSERSLIQTIGRAARNLHGKAILYGDKITDSMARAIEETERRREKQMAFNEANGIVPKGLNKKIGDILKIGQPSAGAKNKGKGKAAAKSSDYQRMSPKELEVKIQELEAQMYRHAQDLEFEQAAAVRDELQGLREQFIANS, from the coding sequence ATGAGCAAACTATTTAAACTGCATTCTGACTTTAAACCGGCCGGTGATCAGCCGCAGGCCATTGCAAAACTGGTTGAGGGCCTGGAAGACGGGCTGGCGCATCAGACGCTGCTTGGGGTAACGGGCTCGGGGAAAACCTTCACCATTGCCAATGTTATCGCCACGCTGAACCGCCCGACCATGATCATGGCGCCCAACAAAACCCTTGCCGCGCAGCTTTACAGTGAGATTAAAGATTTCTTCCCGGAAAACGCGGTGGAATATTTTGTCTCTTACTACGACTATTATCAGCCGGAAGCCTATGTCCCGAGCTCTGACACCTTTATCGAAAAAGATGCCTCAGTAAACGAACATATTGAGCAGATGCGGCTTTCTGCCACCAAAGCCCTGCTGGAGCGGCGGGATGTGGTGGTGGTGGCGTCCGTTTCCGCTATCTATGGGCTGGGTGATCCGGACAGCTACCTGAAGATGATGCTGCACCTCACCGAGGGGATGATCATTGATCAGCGCTCGATCCTGCACCGGCTTTCCGATCTCCAGTACACCCGTAATGACCAGGCCTTTCAGCGCGGTACATTCCGTGTGCGCGGTGAAGTGGTGGATATTTTCCCTGCGGAATCTGATGATTACGCACTGCGCGTGGAACTGTTTGATGATGAGGTCGAGCGCCTGTCGCTGTTTGATCCGCTGACCGGCCATATCCATTATCAGGTGCCGCGCTTTACCGTTTACCCGAAAACCCACTATGTAACGCCGCGTGAGCGCATCATTGAGGCGATGGAAGGGATTAAAACGGAGCTGGCGGAGCGGCGCAAATTCCTGATCGACAACAACAAACTGGTGGAAGAGCAGCGCCTCGCCCAGCGCACTCAGTTTGATCTGGAAATGATGAATGAACTGGGTTACTGCTCGGGTATCGAAAACTACTCACGCTACCTCTCCGGACGCAAATCCGGTGAATCCCCGCCGACCCTGTTTGATTACCTGCCGGCGGACGGCCTGCTGGTAATTGATGAATCCCACGTCACCATTCCGCAAATCGGCGGGATGTACAAAGGAGACCGTTCGCGCAAAGAAACGCTGGTGGAGTACGGTTTCCGTCTGCCGTCCGCGCTGGATAACCGTCCGCTGCGCTTTGAGGAGTTTGAATCCCTCGCGCCGCAGAGCATTTATGTGTCCGCCACGCCGGGCAAATATGAAACGGAGAAATCCGGGTCTGATGTGGTTGAACAGGTGGTCCGGCCGACCGGGCTGCTCGATCCGGAAGTGGAAGTGCGTCCGGTAACCACTCAGGTGGATGATCTGCTGTCTGAAATCCGCATCCGCGCACAGAAAAATGAGCGTGTGCTGGTCACCACGCTGACCAAACGGATGGCGGAAGATCTCACCGAATATCTGGAAGAGCACGGCGAGCGGGTGCGTTATCTGCACTCGGATATCGATACGGTGGAACGTGTGGAAATTATCCGCGATCTGCGTCTCGGGGAGTTTGATGTGCTGGTGGGTATCAACCTGCTGCGTGAGGGGCTGGATATGCCGGAAGTGTCGCTGGTGGCGATTCTGGATGCGGACAAAGAAGGCTTCCTGCGTTCCGAACGTTCACTGATCCAGACCATTGGTCGTGCCGCCCGTAACCTGCACGGCAAAGCGATTCTCTACGGCGATAAAATCACTGACTCAATGGCGAGGGCTATTGAGGAAACCGAACGCCGCAGAGAGAAGCAGATGGCGTTTAACGAAGCAAACGGTATTGTGCCGAAAGGGCTGAATAAAAAGATTGGCGATATCCTTAAAATCGGCCAGCCGTCAGCTGGGGCGAAGAATAAAGGCAAAGGGAAAGCAGCCGCGAAAAGCAGCGATTATCAGCGTATGTCGCCGAAAGAGCTGGAAGTTAAAATTCAGGAGCTGGAAGCACAGATGTACCGCCACGCTCAGGATCTGGAATTTGAACAGGCGGCAGCGGTACGGGATGAATTACAGGGGCTGCGTGAGCAGTTTATTGCCAACTCCTGA
- the bioD gene encoding dethiobiotin synthase: protein MLKNNWFLTGTDTDAGKTVVSCALLQTARNAGFCCAGYKPVASGSEMTEEGLRNSDALALWRHTVPAVSYAQINPYTFAEPTSPHIVSELTQTPLEFSVMTDGLHALNQQADWVLTEGAGGWFTPLSATQSYADWAAQMRMPVILVVGVKLGCINHALLTVLAIQQAGLTLAGWVANEVTPPGLRQPEYLATLNNLIPAPCLGVLPHLPDPMNQDLSGYLSLPVSAH, encoded by the coding sequence ATGTTGAAAAATAACTGGTTTTTAACCGGCACCGATACGGATGCCGGTAAAACCGTGGTCAGCTGCGCCCTGCTGCAAACGGCCCGCAACGCCGGTTTCTGCTGCGCGGGGTATAAGCCGGTAGCCTCGGGCAGTGAGATGACGGAGGAGGGGCTGCGCAACAGTGATGCACTGGCATTGTGGCGGCATACGGTACCGGCGGTCAGTTACGCGCAGATTAACCCCTATACCTTTGCCGAGCCGACATCACCACACATTGTCAGCGAACTGACTCAAACCCCGCTGGAATTTTCGGTGATGACTGACGGGCTGCATGCCTTAAATCAGCAGGCTGACTGGGTACTGACCGAAGGGGCGGGCGGATGGTTTACGCCGCTGTCGGCCACACAAAGTTATGCGGACTGGGCGGCACAAATGCGGATGCCGGTGATCCTCGTCGTCGGGGTGAAGCTCGGCTGCATTAATCACGCGTTACTGACTGTACTGGCGATACAGCAGGCCGGACTGACCCTGGCGGGCTGGGTGGCGAATGAAGTCACACCGCCGGGCCTGCGTCAGCCGGAGTATCTGGCGACACTGAATAACCTGATCCCGGCACCGTGCCTGGGTGTGTTACCGCATCTGCCGGACCCGATGAATCAGGACTTATCCGGCTATCTTTCACTGCCGGTTTCCGCGCACTGA
- the bioC gene encoding malonyl-ACP O-methyltransferase BioC, whose product MHSAVTTAPVNKAAVAAAFGRAAGHYDTVAHLQQKTGYHLRRLTTQALSGLLLPELHGLDAGCGTGFFSEQWKADCRCVTAFDLSPDMLAHARQQQRATRYVQGDIEQLPFADNQFDFCFSNLAVQWCDSLAAALAGLMRVTRPGGVVAFSTLLSGSLDELNQAFSRVDSNRHANGFLSREAVSAACQPYRHTLSEVCYRLSFDSLPALLHSLKGIGATHVHQGRAAGLMTRNKLIQLANHYPAEDGVFPLSYLIQYGVIHVEK is encoded by the coding sequence ATGCATTCTGCCGTCACTACCGCCCCTGTGAATAAAGCCGCTGTTGCCGCGGCTTTCGGACGTGCCGCCGGACACTATGACACCGTGGCGCACCTTCAGCAGAAAACCGGATACCATCTGCGCCGCCTGACCACACAGGCGCTTTCCGGGCTGTTATTACCGGAACTGCACGGGTTGGATGCAGGCTGCGGTACCGGGTTTTTCAGTGAACAGTGGAAAGCGGATTGCCGCTGTGTGACGGCGTTTGATCTCTCCCCTGACATGCTGGCACACGCCCGGCAGCAGCAGCGGGCGACCCGTTATGTGCAGGGGGATATCGAACAGCTGCCTTTTGCGGATAATCAGTTTGATTTTTGTTTCAGCAATCTGGCGGTGCAGTGGTGTGATTCACTGGCGGCGGCGCTGGCCGGACTGATGCGGGTAACCCGGCCCGGTGGTGTGGTGGCGTTTTCCACCCTGCTCAGCGGGTCGCTGGACGAGCTGAATCAGGCGTTTTCCCGGGTGGACAGCAACCGTCACGCCAACGGTTTTCTCAGCCGTGAGGCGGTTTCCGCCGCCTGTCAGCCTTACCGGCATACTTTGTCAGAAGTGTGTTACCGGCTCTCCTTTGATTCTCTGCCCGCGCTGCTGCACTCCCTCAAGGGGATTGGAGCTACCCATGTTCATCAGGGACGTGCTGCCGGGCTGATGACACGCAATAAACTCATTCAGCTGGCGAATCATTATCCCGCCGAAGACGGCGTATTTCCGCTCAGCTATCTTATTCAGTACGGAGTCATACATGTTGAAAAATAA
- the bioF gene encoding 8-amino-7-oxononanoate synthase, whose protein sequence is MWQTFLSERLQQAQEQDAVRRREANGGADGRTLLINGRRAVNFSGNDYLGLSRHPAVIRAWCDGTRQYGVGSGGSGHVTGYTTAHRDLEQMLAEWLGFDRAILFVSGFSANQAVITALMQRGDHLICDKLAHASIMEAAMHSPAEFSRFHHNDTAHLSTRLSRTDNSTGKTLVVTEGIFSMDGDAAPLAAILPLTRQHNARLMADDAHGIGVCGREGRGSCDAAGIRPDIQIVTFGKAVGVSGAAVLCDAQTADYLTQYARHLIYSTTFPAAQACAIQAAVREIRRGDGLRDTLAENIRFFRERVAHLPLQLLPSASAIQPLIVGDNRAALALSHYLQERGLWVKAIRPPTVPPNTARLRITLTSAHHRDDITQLTEALDAFCRHYRPCE, encoded by the coding sequence ATGTGGCAGACTTTTCTCTCTGAGCGCCTGCAGCAGGCGCAGGAACAGGATGCGGTACGCCGCCGCGAGGCCAATGGCGGCGCGGACGGGCGCACTCTTCTGATTAACGGCAGACGTGCCGTGAATTTCTCCGGTAATGATTATCTCGGCCTCAGCCGCCACCCGGCGGTGATCCGCGCCTGGTGTGACGGTACCCGGCAATACGGCGTGGGCAGCGGCGGATCCGGTCATGTCACCGGTTACACCACGGCACACCGGGATCTGGAACAGATGCTGGCGGAGTGGCTCGGGTTTGATCGGGCGATCCTGTTCGTCTCCGGTTTCAGTGCTAATCAGGCGGTGATCACCGCACTGATGCAGCGCGGCGACCACCTTATCTGCGACAAACTCGCTCACGCCTCCATCATGGAAGCGGCGATGCATTCACCCGCTGAATTCAGCCGTTTTCATCATAATGATACTGCCCATCTCAGTACCCGGCTGAGCCGGACAGATAACAGTACCGGCAAAACCCTGGTGGTCACTGAAGGGATCTTCAGTATGGACGGGGATGCCGCGCCGCTGGCGGCGATCCTGCCGCTCACCCGGCAGCATAACGCGCGGCTGATGGCGGATGATGCGCACGGTATCGGTGTCTGCGGCCGTGAAGGGCGGGGCAGTTGTGATGCGGCAGGAATACGCCCGGATATTCAGATTGTCACCTTCGGCAAAGCGGTCGGGGTCAGCGGCGCGGCGGTGCTGTGTGATGCACAGACGGCGGATTATCTGACGCAGTATGCCCGTCATCTTATCTACAGCACCACCTTCCCGGCGGCACAGGCGTGTGCCATTCAGGCTGCGGTGCGGGAAATCCGCCGTGGTGACGGATTACGGGACACACTGGCGGAAAATATCCGCTTCTTTCGTGAGCGGGTGGCGCATCTGCCGCTGCAATTACTGCCGTCCGCCTCGGCGATCCAGCCGCTGATCGTGGGGGATAACCGTGCTGCTCTGGCACTGTCGCACTATTTACAGGAGCGCGGCCTGTGGGTGAAAGCTATCCGTCCGCCGACCGTACCGCCGAATACTGCCCGTCTGCGCATCACGCTGACCAGCGCCCATCACCGCGACGATATCACACAGCTTACGGAGGCGCTGGATGCATTCTGCCGTCACTACCGCCCCTGTGAATAA
- the bioB gene encoding biotin synthase BioB, giving the protein MSQGRQWTLKEANALFEKPFFELLYEAQTIHRRHFDPQQVQISTLLSIKTGACPEDCKYCAQSARYKTGLEKERLMEVQQVVETARKARAAGSTRFCMGAAWKNPHERDMPYLETMVKEVRALGMETCMTLGMLNSSQAERLAKAGLDYYNHNLDTSPEFYGSIVTTRTYQDRLDTLDNVRDAGIKVCSGGILGLGEAVRDRAAMLVQLANLPKAPESVPINMLAKIKGTPFEDNEEVDPFDFVRTIAVARIMMPTSHVRLSAGREMMNEQTQALCFMAGANSIFYGCKLLTTTNPEENTDIALFKKLGIKREAIHVTRGDNEETDSLLDAISHSDDEKFYNAAL; this is encoded by the coding sequence ATGAGTCAAGGTCGTCAGTGGACATTAAAAGAAGCCAATGCATTGTTTGAAAAACCTTTTTTTGAACTGTTGTATGAAGCTCAGACCATACATCGCCGGCATTTTGACCCGCAGCAGGTGCAGATCAGCACACTGCTTTCCATCAAAACCGGGGCGTGTCCGGAAGATTGTAAATACTGTGCGCAGAGTGCGCGATACAAGACCGGGCTGGAAAAAGAGCGTCTGATGGAAGTACAGCAGGTGGTGGAGACGGCGCGTAAGGCGCGGGCAGCCGGTTCGACCCGGTTCTGTATGGGCGCGGCGTGGAAGAATCCTCATGAGCGCGATATGCCGTACCTGGAAACCATGGTGAAAGAAGTGCGGGCGCTGGGTATGGAAACCTGCATGACACTCGGTATGCTGAACAGCTCACAGGCGGAGCGCCTTGCCAAAGCAGGTCTGGATTACTATAACCACAACCTCGATACCTCGCCGGAATTTTACGGCTCGATTGTCACCACCCGGACCTATCAGGACAGACTCGACACCCTCGACAATGTGCGGGATGCGGGGATCAAAGTATGCTCCGGCGGGATCTTAGGTTTGGGTGAGGCGGTGCGCGACCGCGCGGCGATGCTGGTACAGCTGGCGAATCTGCCGAAAGCACCGGAAAGTGTACCGATCAACATGCTGGCGAAAATCAAAGGCACGCCGTTTGAGGATAATGAGGAAGTCGATCCGTTTGATTTCGTCCGCACCATCGCGGTTGCCCGCATTATGATGCCAACGTCTCATGTGCGCCTCTCCGCCGGTCGTGAAATGATGAATGAACAGACCCAGGCGCTTTGCTTTATGGCGGGTGCGAACTCCATTTTCTACGGCTGCAAACTGCTCACCACCACCAACCCGGAAGAAAATACCGATATTGCCCTGTTTAAAAAGCTGGGGATCAAACGCGAAGCCATCCATGTTACCCGGGGTGACAATGAAGAGACGGATTCTTTATTGGATGCCATCAGCCACAGCGATGACGAAAAATTCTATAACGCAGCCCTGTGA